One Kitasatospora sp. MAP12-44 DNA segment encodes these proteins:
- the ahcY gene encoding adenosylhomocysteinase, with protein sequence MSSNTTGDFKVADLSLAPFGRKEIQLAEHEMPGLMSIRKEFAAAQPLAGARITGSLHMTVQTAVLIETLVALGAEVRWCSCNIFSTQDHAAAAVAVGPEGTPENPSGVPVFAWKGETLDEYWWCTEQAVSWPNGQTPNMILDDGGDVTLLIHKGVEFEKAGAAPDPSTADNDEFRIILELLNRTLKDSPTKWTEVAATIKGVTEETTTGVHRLYEMHRDGKLLFPAINVNDAVTKSKFDNKYGCRHSLIDGINRATDVLIGGKVAVVAGYGDVGKGCAESLRGQGARVIITEIDPICALQAAMDGYQVTTLEEVVSIADIFITTTGNKDIILAEHMEKMKHQAIVGNIGHFDNEIDIAGLTKLPGIVKTEVKPQVHEWRFADGHTIILLSEGRLLNLGNATGHPSFVMSNSFANQTIAQIELFTKTAEYPIGVYVLPKHLDEKVARLHLDALGVKLTVLTKDQADYIGVPVEGPYKAEQYRY encoded by the coding sequence ATGTCGTCCAACACCACCGGTGACTTCAAGGTCGCCGATCTCTCCCTTGCCCCGTTCGGCCGCAAGGAGATCCAGCTGGCCGAGCACGAGATGCCCGGCCTGATGTCCATCCGCAAGGAGTTCGCGGCCGCTCAGCCGCTGGCCGGCGCGCGGATCACCGGCTCGCTGCACATGACCGTGCAGACCGCCGTGCTGATCGAGACCCTGGTCGCGCTGGGCGCCGAGGTCCGCTGGTGCTCCTGCAACATCTTCTCCACCCAGGACCACGCCGCCGCCGCCGTCGCGGTCGGCCCCGAGGGCACCCCCGAGAACCCCTCCGGCGTTCCGGTCTTCGCCTGGAAGGGCGAGACCCTGGACGAGTACTGGTGGTGCACCGAGCAGGCGGTCAGCTGGCCGAACGGCCAGACCCCGAACATGATCCTGGACGACGGCGGCGACGTCACCCTGCTGATCCACAAGGGCGTCGAGTTCGAGAAGGCCGGTGCCGCGCCGGACCCGTCCACCGCGGACAACGACGAGTTCCGGATCATCCTGGAGCTGCTCAACCGCACCCTCAAGGACAGCCCGACCAAGTGGACCGAGGTCGCCGCCACCATCAAGGGCGTCACCGAGGAGACCACCACCGGCGTCCACCGCCTGTACGAGATGCACCGCGACGGCAAGCTGCTGTTCCCGGCCATCAACGTCAACGACGCCGTGACCAAGTCGAAGTTCGACAACAAGTACGGCTGCCGCCACTCGCTGATCGACGGCATCAACCGCGCCACCGACGTACTGATCGGCGGCAAGGTCGCGGTCGTCGCGGGCTACGGCGACGTGGGCAAGGGCTGCGCCGAGTCGCTGCGCGGCCAGGGCGCCCGGGTGATCATCACCGAGATCGACCCGATCTGCGCCCTGCAGGCGGCGATGGACGGCTACCAGGTCACCACCCTTGAGGAGGTCGTCTCGATCGCCGACATCTTCATCACCACCACGGGCAACAAGGACATCATCCTTGCCGAGCACATGGAGAAGATGAAGCACCAGGCGATCGTCGGCAACATCGGCCACTTCGACAACGAGATCGACATCGCCGGCCTCACCAAGCTCCCGGGCATCGTGAAGACCGAGGTCAAGCCGCAGGTCCACGAGTGGCGCTTCGCGGACGGCCACACGATCATCCTGCTGTCCGAGGGCCGCCTGCTGAACCTGGGCAACGCGACCGGTCACCCGTCGTTCGTGATGTCCAACTCCTTCGCGAACCAGACGATCGCGCAGATCGAGCTCTTCACCAAGACCGCGGAGTACCCGATCGGCGTCTACGTGCTGCCGAAGCACCTGGACGAGAAGGTCGCCCGTCTCCACCTCGACGCGCTGGGCGTCAAGCTCACCGTGCTGACCAAGGACCAGGCCGACTACATCGGCGTCCCGGTCGAGGGCCCGTACAAGGCGGAGCAGTACCGCTACTGA
- a CDS encoding stage II sporulation protein M — translation MDLDVFVAAHQGEWARLELLSRRRRLTGTEADELVTLYQRATGHLARIQSSAPDPALEARLTTLVARARNAVTGSRAAGWRDVGRYFAASFPAALYRSRRWWIPIAVVSVLMSALIAWWVSTHPEVQASLATPAQLREMTKPGGEYQAYYSDRPASSFAAQVWTNNAWIAAQCLVFGVFLGLPVLWVLLQNVLNLGIGLGLMASAGRLDLFLGLLLPHGLLELTAVFVAGGLGLRLGWTVIDPGPRKRAVALAEEGRATIGMAMGLAAVLFVSGILEAFVTPSGLPTWARIGIGVTAETLFLLYALVLGRRAAQAGQRGDIEEADRADLQPVAA, via the coding sequence ATGGACCTGGACGTCTTCGTCGCCGCCCACCAGGGCGAGTGGGCGCGCCTGGAACTCCTCAGCCGCCGGCGTCGACTCACCGGGACGGAGGCCGACGAGCTGGTCACGCTCTACCAGCGCGCCACCGGCCATCTCGCCCGGATCCAGTCCAGCGCCCCGGATCCCGCCCTGGAGGCGCGCCTGACCACACTGGTCGCCCGCGCCCGCAACGCCGTCACCGGAAGCCGGGCGGCCGGCTGGCGGGATGTCGGCCGCTACTTCGCGGCGAGCTTCCCGGCCGCCCTCTACCGCTCGCGCCGCTGGTGGATCCCGATCGCCGTGGTCTCTGTGCTGATGTCGGCGCTGATCGCGTGGTGGGTGTCGACCCACCCCGAGGTCCAGGCCAGCCTGGCCACCCCCGCCCAACTGCGCGAGATGACCAAGCCCGGCGGCGAGTACCAGGCCTACTACTCGGACCGCCCCGCCAGCTCCTTCGCCGCCCAGGTCTGGACGAACAACGCCTGGATCGCGGCCCAGTGCCTGGTCTTCGGCGTCTTCCTCGGCCTCCCGGTCCTCTGGGTGCTGCTGCAGAACGTCCTGAACCTCGGCATCGGCCTGGGCCTGATGGCCTCCGCCGGCCGGCTGGACCTGTTCCTCGGCCTGCTGCTGCCGCACGGTCTGCTCGAACTGACGGCGGTCTTCGTGGCCGGCGGCCTCGGCCTGCGCCTCGGCTGGACGGTCATCGACCCGGGCCCCCGCAAACGCGCCGTCGCACTCGCGGAGGAGGGGCGCGCGACCATCGGAATGGCGATGGGGCTGGCCGCCGTTCTCTTCGTCAGCGGAATTCTCGAAGCATTCGTCACCCCCTCGGGCCTCCCCACCTGGGCCCGGATCGGTATCGGGGTGACGGCGGAGACCCTGTTCCTCCTTTACGCCCTGGTCCTCGGCCGCCGCGCCGCCCAGGCCGGCCAGCGCGGCGACATCGAGGAAGCCGACCGCGCAGACCTGCAGCCTGTGGCGGCCTGA
- a CDS encoding DUF58 domain-containing protein, protein MALTGRTALFAALGALVVGLLLPSWLGIAVVTLPLLAAVLVDLLLAAPVRGLQLTREGDSSVRLGEPASVGLTVANPSGRLLRAALRDAWAPSAFRPGTELTASRHRLLVPPGERRRVTTELCPTRRGDQHAHRVTIRSLGPLGLAGRQGSHDIAWTLRALPPFSSRKHLPSRLARLRELDGRTSLLSRGQGTEFDSLREYLPGDDVRSIDWRASARRHTVAVRTWRPERDRHILIVLDTGRTSAGRVGDAPRLDASLDAALLLAALATKAGDRVDLLAHDLRRRGAVVGRSAADVLPSFTNAMAVLEPALVETDLRALTSAALQLAPRRSLIVLLTGLDAGSAQDGLVSLLPRLTQRHEVLVAAVADPRLETLAAGRGTLQAVYGAAAAEQTRAERRAVAEQLTRHGATVLDAPPAALPPALADAYLALKAAGRL, encoded by the coding sequence ATGGCCCTCACCGGCCGCACTGCCCTGTTCGCCGCACTCGGCGCGCTGGTGGTCGGGCTTCTGCTGCCCTCCTGGCTGGGGATCGCGGTCGTCACCCTGCCGCTGCTCGCGGCGGTCCTGGTCGATCTGCTGCTCGCCGCACCGGTCCGCGGGCTGCAGCTGACCCGGGAGGGTGACAGTTCGGTGCGGCTCGGCGAGCCCGCGAGCGTCGGGCTGACCGTCGCCAACCCTTCGGGACGGCTGCTGCGGGCCGCCCTGCGGGACGCCTGGGCGCCCTCCGCCTTCCGACCCGGGACCGAGCTGACCGCCTCCCGCCACCGGCTGCTCGTGCCGCCGGGCGAACGGCGCCGGGTCACCACCGAGCTCTGCCCCACCCGCCGCGGCGACCAGCACGCCCACCGGGTGACCATTCGCTCGCTCGGCCCGCTCGGCCTGGCCGGACGGCAGGGGTCGCACGACATCGCCTGGACGCTGCGTGCCCTGCCGCCGTTCAGCAGCCGCAAGCACCTGCCGTCCCGGCTCGCCAGGCTCCGCGAACTCGACGGCCGCACCTCGCTGTTGAGCCGGGGTCAGGGCACCGAGTTCGACAGCCTGCGCGAGTACCTGCCGGGCGACGACGTGCGCTCGATCGACTGGCGGGCCAGCGCCCGGCGGCACACCGTCGCCGTCCGCACCTGGCGGCCCGAGCGCGACCGGCACATCCTCATCGTCCTGGACACCGGCCGCACCTCGGCCGGCCGGGTCGGCGACGCCCCGCGCCTGGACGCATCGTTGGACGCCGCCCTGCTGCTCGCCGCCCTGGCCACCAAGGCGGGTGACCGGGTGGACCTGCTCGCCCACGACCTGCGCCGGCGTGGCGCGGTGGTCGGCCGCTCCGCCGCCGACGTGCTGCCCTCGTTCACCAACGCGATGGCCGTGCTGGAGCCCGCGCTGGTCGAAACCGACCTGCGCGCACTCACCAGCGCCGCCCTGCAACTCGCCCCGCGCCGCTCGCTGATCGTCCTGCTGACCGGCCTCGACGCCGGCTCGGCACAGGACGGGCTGGTATCGCTGCTCCCCCGCCTGACCCAGCGCCACGAGGTCCTGGTCGCCGCCGTGGCCGACCCCCGGTTGGAGACTTTGGCCGCAGGGCGCGGCACCCTGCAGGCCGTCTACGGCGCGGCCGCAGCCGAGCAGACCCGGGCCGAACGGCGCGCCGTCGCGGAACAACTCACCCGCCACGGCGCGACCGTCCTGGACGCCCCACCGGCCGCGCTCCCGCCGGCCCTGGCCGACGCCTACCTCGCGCTCAAAGCCGCCGGGCGCCTGTAG
- a CDS encoding SIS domain-containing protein has product MLDDSLLDDPAALQRADLDHALLALAGAGARVRTALRLAEAAGLDRLQPDGRPRAVLVAGHGSALTAGEALAALAGTATLIRPLPAADARPAGGSSAFSTGLTWQLPGWVGPLDLLVIASADGGERGLIALAEQGYARGCAIAVISPPDRPLAEAALQVRALPLPYVSSATAEPAEAAEPDLPAEDPAALWAFLAPLLALAARIGVLPLAARALEELADLLDELAVRHRPDAAAYLNPAKGLAARLAETVPLLWSEGPVAAVAADRFAAMLADRAGRPAVTGQLPQALTAHRGMFAGRLGAGADPDDFFRDRVEEPDPLTLQVLLLRHVPQQGTEPDEQSGPESGSATHGVRRAHRLAANHDVRLTEYVGLRQEPLEALAELVALTDFAAVYLGLAADSGH; this is encoded by the coding sequence ATGCTCGACGACAGCCTGCTCGACGACCCGGCCGCTCTGCAGCGCGCCGACCTGGACCACGCGCTGCTCGCCCTCGCCGGTGCCGGCGCCCGGGTCCGTACCGCGCTGCGGCTGGCCGAGGCGGCCGGCCTGGACCGCCTCCAGCCCGACGGCCGCCCGCGCGCTGTCCTGGTGGCCGGCCACGGCAGTGCGCTGACGGCCGGTGAGGCGCTCGCCGCGCTGGCCGGCACCGCCACGCTGATCCGGCCGCTGCCCGCTGCCGACGCCCGCCCGGCCGGCGGCAGCTCCGCCTTCAGCACCGGCCTGACCTGGCAACTGCCCGGCTGGGTGGGCCCGTTGGATCTGCTGGTGATCGCCTCGGCGGACGGCGGCGAGCGCGGTCTGATCGCCCTGGCCGAGCAGGGGTACGCGCGCGGCTGCGCCATCGCGGTGATCTCCCCGCCGGATCGACCGCTGGCCGAGGCCGCCCTCCAGGTGCGCGCGCTGCCGCTGCCGTACGTGTCGTCGGCCACCGCCGAACCGGCCGAGGCCGCCGAGCCGGACCTGCCCGCCGAGGACCCGGCCGCCCTGTGGGCCTTCCTCGCACCGCTGCTCGCGCTGGCCGCCCGGATCGGCGTCCTGCCGCTCGCCGCCCGCGCGCTGGAGGAGCTCGCGGACCTGCTGGACGAACTCGCGGTCCGCCACCGGCCGGACGCCGCCGCCTACCTCAACCCGGCCAAGGGCCTGGCCGCCCGGCTGGCCGAGACCGTCCCGCTGCTCTGGAGCGAGGGCCCGGTCGCCGCAGTGGCCGCCGACCGCTTCGCCGCGATGCTCGCGGACCGGGCCGGCCGACCCGCCGTCACCGGGCAGCTGCCGCAGGCGCTCACCGCGCACCGCGGCATGTTCGCCGGCCGGCTCGGCGCGGGCGCGGACCCGGACGACTTCTTCCGCGACCGGGTGGAGGAGCCCGATCCGCTGACCCTGCAGGTCCTGCTGCTGCGGCACGTCCCGCAGCAGGGCACCGAGCCGGACGAGCAGAGCGGCCCGGAGTCCGGCTCGGCCACCCACGGCGTGCGTCGCGCCCACCGGCTGGCGGCCAACCACGACGTGCGGCTCACCGAGTACGTCGGTCTGCGCCAGGAGCCGCTGGAGGCACTGGCCGAGCTGGTCGCGCTCACCGACTTCGCGGCCGTCTACCTGGGCCTGGCGGCGGACTCCGGGCACTGA
- a CDS encoding RDD family protein, producing MSDLVTGEAVVLGLRTAKLPSRAVAVLLDLVVEVAAFFICAVALMVIQPNLDGAAAAAVMLSLTVFFLVALPILVETLTRGKSLGKLAFGLRVVRTDGGPVSFRHALVRGLVGFFEIIMLTGAPAAISSLISPEGRRLGDIFAGTLVIRERVAAGRGATTTFAPPPPQVLHALGAELVRLELSAVPAELWLAIRQLLSRVGQLDPEVAYRMAVGLAAEVAARTNWPVPVGLDPASYLGAVLTERQRREWDRTTGQAPQTAPQTAPLPAAPAPVLPQPTDSGFTLPG from the coding sequence GTGAGCGACCTGGTGACGGGTGAGGCCGTGGTCCTCGGTCTGCGGACGGCGAAACTGCCCAGCCGGGCTGTCGCGGTGCTGCTGGACCTGGTGGTGGAGGTAGCGGCCTTCTTCATCTGCGCAGTGGCCCTGATGGTGATCCAGCCGAACCTGGACGGTGCTGCCGCCGCAGCGGTGATGCTGAGCCTGACGGTGTTCTTCCTGGTCGCACTGCCGATCCTGGTCGAGACGCTCACACGGGGGAAGTCGCTGGGGAAGCTGGCGTTCGGCCTGCGCGTGGTGCGGACCGACGGCGGGCCGGTGAGCTTCCGGCATGCGCTGGTCCGGGGGCTGGTGGGCTTCTTCGAGATCATCATGCTGACCGGTGCTCCGGCCGCGATCAGCTCGCTGATCTCGCCCGAGGGCCGCCGGCTCGGCGATATCTTCGCGGGCACCCTGGTGATCCGTGAGCGGGTGGCGGCAGGTCGCGGGGCGACGACCACGTTCGCCCCTCCCCCGCCGCAGGTGCTGCACGCGCTGGGGGCCGAGCTGGTCCGGTTGGAGCTGTCGGCGGTGCCGGCCGAGCTCTGGCTTGCGATTCGTCAACTGTTGTCACGCGTAGGACAGTTGGACCCGGAGGTGGCCTACCGGATGGCGGTGGGACTGGCCGCGGAGGTGGCCGCGCGGACCAACTGGCCGGTGCCGGTCGGGCTGGACCCGGCGAGCTACCTGGGCGCGGTGCTCACCGAGCGGCAGCGCCGAGAGTGGGACCGGACGACCGGCCAGGCCCCGCAGACGGCACCGCAGACGGCCCCACTGCCCGCGGCGCCCGCACCCGTCCTCCCCCAGCCCACCGACAGCGGGTTCACTCTCCCGGGCTGA
- a CDS encoding transposase — protein METSHEVAGMYLAPPERVLALHVDAETVLRPKLRDALQELRDEPLPPTVTTLLSSLGTTTEKVLGTLHRRRRGVEFRRFLTQLDSQLPEVGEIHLICDNYFTHKSPTVMNWLRAHPRVTMHFAPTEEAWLAHVERWFAYQAAREAFHGDKSSAAALSKGIADWQRDNQAAQVEQTEQPESEQAETGRAHVWIKPGR, from the coding sequence ATGGAGACGTCGCACGAGGTGGCCGGGATGTATCTGGCCCCGCCCGAGCGGGTCCTGGCGCTGCACGTGGACGCCGAGACGGTGCTCCGTCCCAAGCTCCGCGACGCGCTGCAGGAGCTGCGGGACGAGCCGCTGCCGCCGACGGTGACAACACTGCTCTCCAGCCTCGGCACCACCACCGAGAAGGTTCTCGGGACCCTGCACCGCCGCCGGCGCGGCGTGGAGTTCCGCCGCTTCCTGACGCAGCTGGACAGCCAGCTGCCGGAGGTCGGCGAGATCCACCTGATCTGCGACAACTACTTCACGCACAAGTCGCCGACGGTGATGAACTGGCTCCGTGCCCACCCGCGGGTGACGATGCACTTCGCGCCCACCGAGGAGGCCTGGCTCGCGCATGTCGAGCGGTGGTTCGCCTACCAGGCGGCGCGCGAGGCCTTCCACGGTGACAAGTCGTCGGCTGCCGCGCTCTCCAAGGGCATCGCGGACTGGCAGCGCGACAACCAGGCCGCGCAGGTCGAGCAGACCGAGCAGCCCGAGAGTGAGCAGGCCGAGACCGGTCGCGCGCACGTCTGGATCAAGCCGGGCCGCTAG
- a CDS encoding MoxR family ATPase: MTALRAEIGKAVVGQDAAVTGLVVALLCGGHVLLEGVPGVAKTLLVRTLSTALSLETKRIQFTPDLMPGDVTGSLVYDARTAEFSFQPGPVFTNLLLADEINRTPPKTQASLLEAMEERQVTVDGEPRPLPVPFLVAATQNPLEYEGTYPLPEAQLDRFLIKLILPLPTREQEFQVLSRHAAGFDPRDLHAAGVRPVAGPADLAAARAAIAGLTVSPEVLAYIVDLCRATRQSPSLSIGVSPRGATALLSTARAWAWLAGRDYVTPDDVKALALPTLRHRVQLRAEAEMEGVTADSVIQAVLAQTPAPR; the protein is encoded by the coding sequence CCGTCACGGGCCTCGTCGTCGCGCTGCTGTGCGGCGGTCATGTGCTGCTCGAAGGTGTTCCGGGGGTGGCAAAGACACTGCTGGTCCGCACCCTCTCCACCGCCCTGAGCCTGGAGACCAAGCGCATCCAGTTCACCCCCGACCTGATGCCCGGCGACGTCACCGGCTCGCTGGTCTATGACGCCCGCACCGCCGAGTTCTCCTTCCAGCCCGGCCCGGTCTTCACCAACCTGCTGCTGGCCGACGAGATCAACCGGACCCCGCCCAAGACCCAGGCCTCGCTGCTGGAGGCGATGGAGGAGCGCCAGGTCACGGTGGACGGCGAGCCGCGCCCGCTGCCCGTCCCGTTCCTGGTGGCCGCGACGCAGAACCCCCTGGAGTACGAGGGCACCTACCCGCTGCCCGAGGCCCAGCTCGACCGCTTCCTGATCAAGCTGATCCTCCCGCTGCCCACCCGGGAGCAGGAGTTCCAGGTGCTCAGCCGGCACGCGGCCGGCTTCGACCCGCGCGATCTGCACGCCGCCGGGGTCCGCCCGGTGGCCGGCCCCGCCGACCTGGCCGCCGCGCGCGCCGCCATCGCCGGGCTGACCGTCTCACCCGAGGTGCTCGCCTACATCGTCGACCTGTGCCGGGCCACGCGGCAGTCGCCCTCGTTGTCCATCGGCGTCTCGCCGCGTGGCGCCACCGCGCTGCTGAGCACCGCCCGGGCCTGGGCCTGGCTGGCCGGCCGCGACTACGTGACGCCCGACGACGTCAAGGCACTCGCGCTGCCGACCCTGCGCCACCGCGTCCAGCTGCGGGCCGAGGCGGAGATGGAGGGCGTCACCGCCGACTCGGTCATCCAGGCCGTGCTCGCGCAGACCCCCGCCCCGCGCTGA
- a CDS encoding Trm112 family protein: MTLEPFLLEILVCPQCRAALTEAGTAEQLELACTGDDCGLLYPVRDGIPVLLVDEARRPA; encoded by the coding sequence ATGACCCTCGAACCGTTCCTCCTGGAGATCCTGGTCTGCCCGCAGTGCCGGGCAGCACTGACCGAGGCCGGCACCGCCGAGCAGCTGGAACTGGCCTGCACCGGTGACGACTGCGGTCTGCTCTACCCGGTCCGCGACGGTATTCCCGTCCTCCTCGTTGACGAGGCCCGCCGCCCCGCCTGA
- a CDS encoding cation diffusion facilitator family transporter: MSAEGGTRALVAALSANLAIAVGKFAAFAFTGSSSMLAEGVHSIADSGNQVLLLIGGKRATRAADEEHPFGYGRERYVYGFLVAIVLFTVGGLFAVYEGYEKIKTPHELHGWYWAVGVLVFAICMEGWSFRTAFREASKVKGSLGWAAYIRRAKAPELPVVLLEDTGALIGLVLALIGVGLTVATGNGVWDGLGTLSIGLLLVAIAIVLALETKSLLIGESADAATVARIRTALVDGRSVTEVIHMRTLHVGPEELLVAAKIGVRHDDTAARVAEAIDEAEARVRAAVPIARAIYLEPDVYSAEKAAAGPDPEATPGGPGH; encoded by the coding sequence ATGAGCGCCGAGGGCGGCACCCGGGCACTTGTCGCGGCGCTGTCCGCGAACCTGGCCATCGCGGTCGGCAAGTTCGCCGCCTTCGCCTTCACCGGCTCCTCCTCGATGCTCGCCGAGGGGGTGCACTCGATCGCCGACTCCGGCAACCAGGTGCTGCTGCTGATCGGCGGCAAACGGGCGACCCGCGCGGCGGACGAGGAGCACCCGTTCGGCTACGGCCGCGAGCGGTACGTCTACGGCTTCCTGGTCGCCATCGTGCTGTTCACCGTCGGCGGGCTCTTCGCGGTCTACGAGGGCTACGAGAAGATCAAGACGCCGCACGAACTGCACGGCTGGTACTGGGCGGTCGGCGTGCTGGTCTTCGCGATCTGCATGGAGGGCTGGTCGTTCCGCACCGCCTTCCGCGAGGCGAGCAAGGTCAAGGGCTCGCTCGGCTGGGCGGCGTACATCCGCCGGGCCAAGGCGCCGGAGCTGCCGGTGGTGCTGCTGGAGGACACCGGCGCGCTGATCGGCCTGGTGCTCGCGCTGATCGGCGTCGGGCTGACGGTGGCCACCGGTAACGGCGTCTGGGACGGCCTGGGCACGCTCTCCATCGGCCTGCTGCTGGTGGCCATCGCGATCGTGCTGGCACTGGAGACCAAGTCGCTGCTGATCGGCGAGTCCGCCGACGCTGCCACGGTGGCGCGGATCCGCACGGCGCTGGTGGACGGCCGCTCGGTCACCGAGGTCATCCATATGCGCACCCTGCACGTCGGCCCGGAGGAGCTCCTGGTCGCCGCGAAGATCGGGGTCCGGCACGACGACACCGCCGCGCGGGTCGCCGAGGCCATCGACGAGGCCGAGGCGAGGGTGCGCGCCGCCGTCCCGATCGCCCGCGCGATCTACCTGGAGCCGGACGTCTACTCGGCCGAGAAGGCCGCCGCCGGTCCCGACCCGGAGGCCACCCCCGGCGGCCCGGGCCACTGA
- the manA gene encoding mannose-6-phosphate isomerase, class I: MDRLANTVRPYAWGSTTAIPALLGEQPTGEPQAELWLGAHPGSPSRLDRGAGPRPLDEVIAEDPAAELGAEAVERFGPTLPFLLKVLAAGLPLSLQVHPDLGQARAGFAAEEAAGIPVGAAHRNYKDANHKPELICALDEFEGLCGFRDPLASAELMDSLGVPGLAPLIGLLRTEPAERALRETLATVLTTDPAVVEGTVKEVAAALQRVLAAEPDSPHAPAWAGYAYAAEQFPADAGVLAALLLNHFRLQPGEAIYLGAGVPHAYLRGTGIEILANSDNVLRSGLTPKHVDVPELLRVVVFQAGDPGVLSPVEGADGEELYPVPIDEFRLSRFTLTEDGPERRVDGRAAQILLCTEGRIRLTDAEGEQLTLDQGQSAYLPATGAPTALAGSGVLFRATVTL, encoded by the coding sequence ATGGACCGCCTCGCCAACACCGTCCGTCCCTACGCCTGGGGCTCGACCACCGCCATCCCGGCCCTGCTCGGCGAGCAGCCCACCGGCGAGCCGCAGGCCGAGCTCTGGCTGGGCGCCCACCCCGGTTCGCCGTCCCGGCTGGACCGCGGCGCCGGCCCGCGCCCGCTGGACGAGGTGATCGCCGAGGACCCGGCCGCCGAGCTCGGCGCCGAGGCGGTCGAGCGCTTCGGCCCGACCTTGCCGTTCCTGCTCAAGGTGCTCGCCGCCGGTCTCCCGCTCTCCCTGCAGGTCCACCCGGACCTGGGTCAGGCGCGCGCCGGCTTCGCCGCCGAGGAGGCCGCCGGGATCCCGGTCGGGGCCGCCCACCGGAACTACAAGGACGCCAACCACAAGCCCGAACTCATCTGCGCGCTGGACGAGTTCGAGGGCCTGTGCGGCTTCCGCGACCCGCTGGCCAGTGCCGAGCTGATGGACAGCCTGGGCGTCCCCGGGCTCGCCCCGCTGATCGGCCTGCTGCGCACCGAGCCCGCCGAGCGCGCGCTGCGCGAGACGCTGGCCACCGTGCTCACCACCGACCCGGCGGTCGTCGAGGGCACGGTCAAGGAGGTGGCCGCGGCACTGCAGCGGGTGCTGGCCGCCGAGCCCGACTCGCCGCACGCGCCGGCCTGGGCCGGGTACGCCTACGCCGCCGAGCAGTTCCCCGCGGACGCCGGAGTGCTGGCCGCGCTGCTGCTCAACCACTTCCGGCTGCAGCCCGGCGAGGCGATCTACCTCGGCGCCGGCGTGCCGCACGCGTACCTGCGCGGAACCGGCATCGAGATCCTCGCCAACTCCGACAACGTGCTGCGCAGCGGGCTGACCCCCAAGCATGTGGACGTCCCCGAGCTGCTGCGCGTGGTGGTCTTCCAGGCCGGCGACCCGGGCGTGCTGAGCCCGGTCGAGGGCGCCGACGGCGAGGAGCTCTACCCGGTGCCGATCGACGAGTTCCGGCTCTCCCGCTTCACCCTGACGGAGGACGGCCCGGAACGCCGGGTGGACGGTCGGGCGGCGCAGATCCTGCTCTGCACCGAGGGCCGGATCCGGCTCACGGATGCCGAGGGCGAGCAACTGACCCTGGACCAGGGCCAGTCCGCCTATCTGCCCGCCACGGGCGCGCCCACCGCGCTGGCCGGCTCGGGTGTCCTGTTCCGCGCGACCGTGACCCTCTGA